From a region of the Rhinopithecus roxellana isolate Shanxi Qingling chromosome 8, ASM756505v1, whole genome shotgun sequence genome:
- the VASH2 gene encoding tubulinyl-Tyr carboxypeptidase 2 isoform X4, with amino-acid sequence MTIPDWLQAIQNYMKTLQYNHTGTQFFEIRKMRPLSGLMETAKEMTRESLPIKCLEAVILGIYLTNGQPSIERFPISFKTYFSGNYFHHVVLGIYCNGRYGSLGMSRRAELMDKPLTFRTLSDLIFDFEDSYKKYLHTVKKVKIGLYVPHEPHSFQPIEWKQLVLNVSKMLRADIRKELEKYARDMRMKILKPASAHSPTQVRSRGKSLSPRRRQASPPRRLGRRDKSPALPEKKVADLSTLNEVGYQIRI; translated from the exons ATATAATCACACAGGGACCCAGTTCTTTGAAATTAGGAAAATGAGACCGCTGAGTGG GTTAAtggaaacagcaaaagaaatgaccCGAGAGTCCTTGCCTATCAAATGCCTTGAAGCTGTCATCCTGGGCAT CTACTTAACCAATGGACAGCCTTCCATCGAGCGGTTCCCCATCAGCTTTAAAACCTACTTCTCAGGAAACTACTTTCACCACGTTGTGCTGGGGATTTACTGCAATGGCCGCTATGGCTCACTGGGTATGAGCCGCAGGGCTGAGCTGATGGACAAGCCATTGACTTTTCGGACTCTGAGTGACCTCATCTTTGACTTTGAGGACTCCTACAAGAAATACCTGCACACAGTCAAGAAGGTCAAGATTGGACTGTACGTCCCCCATGAGCCTCATAGCTTCCAGCCCATTGAGTGGAAGCAGCTGGTCCTCAACGTCTCAAAGATGCTGAGAGCTGACATAAGGAAGGAGCTGGAGAAATACGCCAGGGACATGAGAATGAAG ATCCTGAAACCTGCAAGTGCCCACTCTCCGACCCAAGTGAGAAGCCGGGGAAAATCCCTGTCCCCCAGAAGAAGACAGGCCAGCCCCCCGAGGAGGCTTGGCAGGCGAGACAAGTC GCCTGCACTGCCTGAAAAGAAGGTGGCTGATCTAAGCACTCTGAATGAAGTGGGCTATCAAATCCGAATTTAG